catttttatttacttttaacgtGTGTGCGCCCAAGGATGCCAGAagagatctcctggaactggagttgcaggcagttgtaagccaactggtgtaggtgctaggaacccaGTTTGAGTCTTCAAAATGCTCTTAAACTATCACTGAGCCACGTCTCCAGACaatttttgcttgcttggttggttggttggttggtttgtttgagatTAGCTGTggctgtatagctctgactggcctggaacttgctctgtagaccagaccggGATTGGATTCACAGTCCACCAGTGGTTAGCCTCCTCCAAGTGCTGTCATTAAATATATGCAGTGTCAGGCCCAACTCTGCTCATGGACATTTAAAGACAAGAGTGGGGGGAAGGGGCGGCATTATGGTGGTCACACTAAGCTGCATCTTTTAGCAATCACTTTGTGCCACGGACTGCTGTAAGCACTGGGCCCTCATGACAGCACTGAgaaagtctctctctttctcatatgTAATAGCAGACGTAGATAAGTCACCATAGCTTACAGCTAATAAATCCCAACACTGAAACAGACTTTCTGGTTTTTACAAGTTTAGACTAgagctgggaaaatggctcactGGAAGTATGTGCTTCCATCCACAGGCCCTATGCATGCACCTCACGAGACAGCACCAAAAGGGGCCAAtggcacacctgcaatcccagcacttagaaactTGAATCTGGAAGATGGTTAGTTAAAGACTAACCTGGGTTACACAGCAAGACTGCTAGGGAGAGGGACGGTTTAAAGGGCTCTCCTCACTTCCCAGCTCTCCCAGCCCATCCACGCACAAGGGTTCCACTTGCCCAGAGATTTCTGGCCAGAGTAGTGTAGAAAAGAGAAGTCCTCTTCATTTGAAGGTGAGAGGGTTGAGGGGACGTGGTACTATGCTATCTCTCTAATggagcattttttaaattttgtcagcagaaaaaaaataaaaacacactctTTCCCATGCTTTGTCAGAGTCCTTAAGGAATACCCAGGAATTTTCTCACCAGAAGCCTTCTTTCTGGAACTTTCTTGTCATCATCTGAATTTGTAAAGAATAATTAGTTTATAATTGTAGCTTTAGTTATTTCTCCTGAATACATTGTGAAGCTTAAATGTTTTTTACTTATCAGTTTGACATTTTACTACTCTTAAGAATTTGCAGTTGTaagcgggcagtggtggtacacgcatttaatccaatactcgggaggcagaggcaggtggatttctgagttcaaggccagcctggtctacagagtgagttccaggatagccagggctacacagagaaaccctgtctcggaaaaaaaaaaaggatttgcaGTTGTTTGTATTCTGTCTTAAGAATTATGTGGGAATGATAAATCACACACTGCATGTTCTATATCATAGTgatatattttcatattctttgcTTTCTAATCTTCAGTTGATATGCCCCTCTCcccatctttgtttctttttgtgatGGTTTTTATTGTATGTAGGAATGGTTTGCCTTCATGGGTATGTGCACCACAAGCATACTTGATGCtcttggagatcagaagagggcattcaaTCGATCCCCTGGAATAGGTGtttcagatggttatgagtcCTCCATCATGTGGGTGATAAGAACTCTGCAATAGCAACAGGTGCtcgtaaccgctgagccacctctccagcccgattctgtgtttttgtttttgttttttaaagattcatttatttattttatgtatatgagtacagtgtagctgtacagatggctgtgagccatcatatggttgctgggaattgaactcaggacctctgctcactccggcccaaagatttatttattgttaattttaagtaagtacactatagctgactcagacacaccagaagagggcatcagatttcatcacagatggttgtgagctaccatgtggttgctgggatctgaactcaggaccttcggaagagcagtcagtgctcttaatcactgagccacctcaccagccctgtttctgtgtttcttaaaTTAAGAATATCAGCATTTGTTTGTTCTGTCTTCTCCAGTAGTGTAGGAGCTTTGGAAGCTCAGCATTTGACACACGTGGTGTGTCCACAGTACTAGCCTAGTGTCTGAAGAAGTACTGCTGTGTGCTGACTGGCTAAGAAACTTGGTAATATGAGCGTTTAGAAGGCCTGTAGCCTTCTGAAATCTGAAGGaactctattttgtttgtttaagaatatTTCACACTTGTTCAGCTGTACTTGAAGTACCTTGGAGGAAGAATGTAGGAAttaaatatttagattttttttttaattttttttaattgtttggtttttcaagacagtctctctgtgtaaccctaggTGACTTGGAACCAGCTCTGTAGAATagtctcaaaatcacagagatctgtctgcttctgtctcccaagttctgggactgaaggtgtgagccaccacacccagctgtgtaGAAGATTCTGAGAGATCAGTGCTCTGGTTCTCACAGCCAGGAGCTCTGGTTCTCCAGTAATCCATTGGTGATTACTTATGTGGACTCGAGTAAGCCCATCGTCAACAAAGGTTTAGGTAGTGCTGCCTGTGCGATGGGCATTGTGGTTGGCACACTCTCACCTGCCAGTCTTAGTGCTGCCTCTGTCACTAGATGCAGCTTCTGGAGTCTGGTTTCTCAGTGGGGCTCGTGCTGTACTAATTCTCCGTCTTTGCTTTTGCAGCTTTATGAAAACTTCATCAGTGAGTTTGAGCACAGGTAATCCCTTTTTGTCAgttttttttactttgaaaatgAGTACATTAGTGCTTTTTAAACACTAAAAAACTGATGGCTTTTATTTCAGGGTAAACCCTCTGTCCCTGGTAGAAATAATTCTCCATGTGGTTAGACAGATGACCGGTAAGCCCTTGTTTCATAATAGAAAATACCAAATTGGCCAGGTTAGCAATGCACACCTGTGCTCCCAACACTGGGGTGAGGCAGTAAATACAGCCTGAGCTACGTAGGCCACTGTGGGGGCCAGTGTGAGATTTTTGTAATGATCGGAGAGAGGGAACTGTTAACTGCTTATCTTGTCTTAACTGGTAAGAAGCTGCTGGCGGTGGGTCTGACTTCGTTCTTGTTTCTATTCTAGATCCTAATGTGGCTCTTACTTTTCTGGAAAAGACTCGTGAGAAGGTGAGTATGGAGTTTGAAAAGCATTTTCTAGTATTTACGTGATTCGTAATTTATGTCTACACCCTCAGAAGTCATGATCCTGGTCTCAGTCAAGTCAGTGCCCAAGGAGCAGCCTGCTTTGTAAGTTTGGTGCCTGAATTTCTGAGGTTcccttatttttttaatctcttcagGTAAAAAGTAGTGATGAAGCCGTGATCTTGTGTAAGACGGCAATCGGAGCTCTAAAATTAAACATCGGCGATCTGCAGGCTACAAAGGTGAGAGAGAGTAATGTAGACATTCTTCCTCTTTGActttttcttgaagatattttaaGTTACAGGGAGAAAAAAAGCCAAAGCACTCTCGTATTCTAACCGAGATGTCCCCGCTGTTACTTACTGTCGCCTTTGACTGATGTGTTCCACCCTCTGcgtggttggttgcttggtttggTTGGTTCGGGCTTTTGTTTTCCTATTTAAGGATAAGTTGCTGGTAAGACATTTACTCTTAAAGAACATTCCCTGTGTGACCACAGCTGTCTGTCCAGCCAGGACTCCGTGTGGTCTAGTGTACAAAGTGTGGGCTCTCATCACACCAGGCAGTGTGTTTCactgttctctttcttcttgaattGTTGAAGGtttctgtctatatgtatgtgttttggtgtgtacctgcatgtatgtctgcgctacatgcatgcagtgccaaTGGAGGCCTAAAGAAAGCATTGTGTTggaggctggtgaaatggctcagtggttaagagtgccgactgctcttccaaaggtcctgagttcaaatcccagcaaccacatggtgcctcacaaccatccataacgaaataaCAAAATCTAATGCCctattctggagtgtctgaagacagctacagtgtacttacatgaaaaaaagaaagagagggggtggagagaaagagagaaagaatgttaggcaggcggtggtggcgcgtgcctttaatcccagcccttgagaggcagagacaggcgaatctttgagttcgaggctagcctggtctacagagtgagatccaagacagccaaggctacacagagaaaccctgtcttggaaaaaccaaaaaaagaaaaaagaaagaaagcattgtgTCCTcgaaactggaattacagccagatggaagctgccatgtggactgaacctaggtcctttgcagTAGCAACAAATACTCTCAATAGTTAGgccgtctcttcagccccatCTGTGCCCCTTTGCGTTGTTGTTCAGTTTGGGAGACAGGCATAAAGAGTGGTAGCAGAGAAACCAATGTAATATTGTCAGTTCACCTTGTTTATCTAGAGACTGCTTGTGCTTTTGTTTTGGCTTAATTTTGGTAACCATAATGTTAACAAAAATACCAGAGGTGGCAGTTGACAGTTTGTTTTCATTGCCCTGAAAAGGTCTTACTTATTGCTTCCTAGTCCCAGATCACATCTATCCTGATTACATTTTGTTTGGAGGTATTAGCTATGGCGTACTGAGGGGTGCTATAACGGCACCCTGAGACTTCAGCCAGTCTGAGAGTAGAGCAGCACATAGACAGACCATGTGTCCTCAGTCTGTGTTCGTCCCCCAGCCACCATCTCAGCTGCCATGCACTGTTACTGTGACCTCATACCTGACTGAGAAGGGCCTTAGGGGATGGTTTATTTTGTCTGATAGTCTGAGCGATTACAGTCCACTGTGGCAggaaaggcatggcagcaggaacaagaAATGCTTGGTTACCGTGGGTCTGCAGACAGGAGCAGAGTAGAAAAGTGCTGGTGCTCAGTGCTGGCTTCATTTTATCCTCCAACACCCGCTCTCAGGGTGGGGCCGACATTCAGGGTAACCCTGCCTCAGTTACCCTCCTACGTGATTCTAGATCCTCTCAAATTGATAAATTGACCATCACTGGATGGATATGTCTTCCTGAGACAGATTTGTGAGTTGATATGTGTAGACCACTCATTTTTACTCCTGTGTGGGATATCCCACTATATACTGTTTTACAGCATATGTAGCTGTTCTCCTACAAAAGGTTGAAACCATTTACTGAATTACAAGTGTTCTTCATGTTAGCATTTCCGTGCCTGGTCTCCTTGTGCATGGGCAGTCCCCTCCGTGTGTTTGTGTGAAGTGCTAATGTGAGTTGTTCTACAAAAGCTTACAGGCACCTCTGAAGCCCCATTGGCAGCTTTAATATTTTCACACTATTTAATTCTCCACGGCCCCGTGGAGGTCAAGTGGTCGTGGTTTTGGTTTATTTCTCAGTTGGTATTGGTTTAGTAGCTCTGCACTCCCGTCTTCTCTGCTAACTGCCTGTTACTGTCTTCTACTGTGTCCTTCATACTTCCTGGCTCACTGCCCCTAGAGGGCGTGGAGCTAGATCCTTTGCCAGTCTATTACTTTAAAGATCTTTTAAGTTGGAAGACGATTTTACTTCTTGTGTATAGGAAACCATTGAAGATGTTGAAGAGATGCTCAACAATCTCCCTGGTGTGACGTCCGTTCACAGTCGTTTCTATGATCTCTCCAGTAAATACTATCAAACAATCGGAAACCACGCGTCCTACTACAAAGATGCTCTACGGTTTCTGGGCTGTGTGGATATCAAGGACCTGCCAGGTAACCCAGGGCCCTCACAGTTCTCAGCGTTGAGGGAGTCCGAGGCTGAGCATAGCAGCCATGGCGTGCTGAAGGGAATAGGTCTTAGCTCTGTCAGGTGTTCATCACTTTTAAGGTGGAAAGTTTAATGTAATGTACATTTTAGATTTTATATCATATTTGTCTCTAGCGCTGAGTTAAATCCTATGCAAGCTCATCTTTCTCGGTCCCTTTACTCCGCTGCAGGCCCATATTAGTAGCTAAGTCAGATTGTAGTGAAGGGTGACGGGCATGTGAGATCCCATGGCTGAGACCTCTGCTCAAAAGGAGTTCATACCTGTGGGAATAAATTACCATCTTTCAAGAATCTGAGGGTGGAAGAAAAAGTAGCCTGAGAGTTTGGGTAAAAATACAAGGAGAGTGTGTTTGAAAGAAAATTTGACCACTTTCTTGAAGCTGTTGGTGGAAAGGAGACTGGCAACTCCTAAAAATGCAGATAAAGCTTCGATTACTCTCTGGTAACAGGAAGACATTAGGAAAGCGAGCAGTGCAGCCAAGAGAGGAGAAAATCTGAAGAACTGTTAGAACCACGAGGGAGCTGAGGTCAGGGTGGGGCAAAGGGTCTGTTATTCCAGTCGGCAGTACAAGGCGAACAGTGAAAGGTCGCGTATCTCTATGGAGAAAACTCTACACGTGGATTTCCACGAAATGCAGATACACGGCTCCTGGTATGGCCTGACTTCTAGTGCTTTTGAAGAGGTAGCTCACGCTGAAGTTTGGTACCAGAACCATTCTAAGAACGGCTTCTGTGCTTCATTGTGTGAGGTTTGTAAGGCCAGACGAGACTGGGATATGACTGACTGTATCGTTTTGTAGTGTCAGAACAGCAAGAGAGAGCCTTCacactggggcttgctggactTCTCGGAGAGGGAGTTTTTAACTTTGGAGAACTTGTAAGTTGGCCTGGCACTTAACAGCGTGGGGAGGAGGAAAGTCTGACTTTGTACCAGTtaactgtctgtctctgtccccacaGCTCATGCACCCTGTGCTGGAGTCACTGAGGGACACTGACCGGCAGTGGCTGATTGACACCCTGTACGCTTTCAATAGCGGTGCTGTGGATAGGTTCCAGACACTGAAGTGTGCCTGGGGCCAGCAGGTGGGTTTCATGTCTGtacccagtgtcttagtcagggttcacTGCTGTGTgtcactgctgtgagcagacaccatggccaaggcaactcttataaagacaccATTTAATtcagactggcttacaggttcagaagttcaggccAGGGCGGGCCGGGCGGAACTTTCCAGAACGCTCGGTGGGTGGTGGAGGACCAGCGTGTGGCTGAGCTGCGCTGTGCTCCGCTCCTTTCCGCTCTCCGGCGCCGGCCCGCTCACCGGCTGTAAAAAATGGTGAAAGAAACCGCTTACTACGATGTTTTGGGGGTAAAACCCAATGCCACCCAGGAAGAATTGAAAAAGGAATATAGAAAATTGGCCTTGAAGTACCACCCTGATAAGAATCCAAATGAAGGAGAAAAGTTTAAACAGATTTCTCAAGCTTATGAAGTTCTTGCTGATTCCAAAAAAAGGGAACTATATGATAAAGGAGGGGAGCAGGCGATTAAAGAGGGCGGAGCAGGTGGTGGTTTTGGCTCACCCATGGATATCTTTGATATGTtctttggaggaggaggaagaatgcaaagagaaaggagaggtaaAAATGTTGTTCATCAGCTCTCAGTGACCTTAGAAGACTTATATAATGGTGCAACAAGAAAACTGGCTCTGCAAAAGAATGTGATTTGTGACAAATGTGAAGGCCGAGGTGGTAAGAAAGGAGCAGTAGAGTGCTGTCCCAACTGCCGGGGGACAGGTATGCAGATAAGGATTCATCAGATTGGACCAGGAATGGTTCAGCAAATTCAGTCAGTGTGCATGGAGTGCCAGGGTCATGGAGAACGCATCAGTCCAAAAGACAGATGTAAAAGCTGCAATGGAAGAAAAATAGTTCGAGAGAAGAAAATTTTAGAAGTTCATATTGATAAAGGCATGAAAGATGGTCAGAAGATAACATTCCACGGTGAAGGAGACCAAGAACCAGGACTGGAGCCAGGAGATATTATCATTGTGTTAGATCAGAAGGACCATGCTGTTTTTACAAGGCGAGGAGAAGacctttttatgtgtatggacatACAGCTGATTGAAGCATTGTGCGGCTTCCAAAAGCCACTATCTACTCTTGACAACCGAACCATAGTCATCACCTCTCATCCAGGTCAGATTGTCAAGCATGGGGATATAAAATGTGTGCTAAATGAAGGTATGCCAATATACCGTCAGCCATATGAAAAGGGACGTCTAATCATTGAGTTTAAGGTAAACTTTCCTGAAAATGGCTTTCTCTCTCCTGATAAACTCTCTTTGCTGGAAAAACTCCTTCCTGAAAGGAAGGAAGTAGAAGAGACTGATGAAATGGATCAGGTAGAACTGGTGGACTTTGATCCAAATCAGGAAAGACGGCGTCATTATAATGGAGAAGCGTATGAGGATGATGAACATCACCCCAGAGGTGGCGTTCAGTGTCAGACCTCTTAATGGGCCAGTCACTCTTTGACATTCTGTATGCAGTAGTGAATGTGGGAAGGACTGTAATCATAATAAGCTCACTACTtggctattgtttttgttttaatattcaaCTATAgtagtgttttaaaaaaaagttaaatgaagaataaacacaaatataaaagctctgaaaaaaaaaaaaaaaaaaaagaagttcagtccattatcatgaaggtgggagcaaggcagcatccaggcagacatggtgcaggagaagctgagagttctacacctccatctgaaggctgctagcagaatactgacttccaggcagctaggatgagggtcttaaaccttacaccatagtgacacacctactccaacaacgccactcctactccaacaaggccacaccttctaatagtgccgcTCCCTGGGCTGaccatatacaaaccatctcaCCCCATGTCTACTCTTACAACAGGGATTCACTAAGCCTcttccctacacacacataccagataCCCAAGAGGGTCTAGGCATAGACTGGGCATTGATAGGCCAGGCTTGCTCTCCCAGAAACAGGGCAGCAGAGGTCTGGTCACTACAGTGCTGTTTAGGAAAGGCACAGCATGCGTCTCTGCTGGGTAAGGAGCATCACAGATTGCTGGAGGAAGAGTCTCTGCAATCTTGAATGAGTGAGAAGatgcaggaggaagaggacaaggagACTTGGTGCATCTGCTGAACTGAAAAGTATGTGTGGCCAACATGAGTAGGCAGTCCCCAGGGCCACAGTGCAGCGGGGAGAGCAGAGCAGGAGCCCAAGAGAAGTAGTAGAGTTAGCCAAAGGTGCTTAACAGTAAGAGAAGCCTTTcgtaattttgtttctttattttgcatttttcttattcatgtatatgtgtatagtgtgcgttcatgtgtgtttgtgcatgttcaCATGTTTGTGCAAATGCATGTGGAACACAAAGTTGATACCAGGAATCTTTCTTTGTCACATTCCACTTTATCCATTGAGATAGGCTCTATCACTTAAGCCCAGAGCTTGCCTGTGTGGCTAGTCTTGCTACCAGCTTGTTCTGGAgagcctctgtctctctttttgggctggagttacaagtgagtAGCATTTATTTGGGTCTAAGGATCTAAAGTCTAGTCCTCTCGTTTGTGTGACACTCCAGTCTCTGAGACTTCTCCTCAGCTCAGTAGCATCtcctttaaaatgaaattattagaagtaaatatttcaaaatattaattgtGGTAGGAAATATGGCTATGTTCTTATATTTCCTGAAACTTTGGATTTTCCTATTGTTAATAAAAACttgtgccaggcgtggtggcacacgcctttaatcctagcacttgggaggcagaggcaggtgaatttctggatgtgtgtgtgggtggtggtgtgtgtgggtgtgtgtgtgtgtgtgtgtgtgtgtgtgtgtgtgtgtgtgtgtgatagagcaGGGTTAGAATGAGTGAAGGGGCTTCGAGAAGACAGAAAATACCAGATCCAGCAAGCCTTAACTGTAGTCTCATTGTGGATTGACCTATAGCAAAATATGCCACCTCAAAGGGAGTTGGGGCCAGGTACTGGGATTCATGCATCTAGTCCCAGCGGAGGTCAAAGGATCACTAGAGACTAGGAGTTGAGGACCAACCTAGGCAATATAATGAATGAGACCcctattttaagaaaagaaagaaagacaagacagATAGACTAGCTTGCTGTAGCAAtttataagaagaaaaaagattcTGGGATATCTGCAGAAATGTCCCTGCTGGGATTTTCCTTAGCAGAATttaacctgtttttgtttttattctgaaaCATGGTCTCTGTGTTCTGGTTTGTCTTGAATTCCCAGGCTCAAGTGATCCTCTTGTCTTAGCTCCACAGTGCTGGAACACAGGTGTGACATCACACCAGCCTGCAGACTTGCAAAAAGATGAGTTTTCGTTCTCACCATGGTGAGATTGTCTGTTGCAAATTAATCTCTGGCTCTGTAGACTCAGCACAAGCCATTAGGCCTTCAGCACTTTCAGCCAACTGTGCTCGCTTTGTGCTGACCGACAGCAGTGCTACCCAAAGCCTTTCAAAACAAAAGACTTGTTCTTGGCTGGTGGTGCCTCTGCCAAGAGTCTTGAGGTGCCCGTTGATGGTGTCTGGAACATCAGTAAATCCCGTTTCACACACACCTGACTCCGGAGAGCCTGTCAGTTTCTGCTTTAAATTCTCTGAGACAAAGGGATTTAGTGTCACTTGGAGCTCTCAGTGAGCCTCAGCTACCCACAATGTAAAGTGTTTGGGCTTGCccggtttctttttgtttgaccCATAGTAGAGTTTCATAACCcacatttctgtctttctgtacTTTGCAGCCTGACTTAGCAGCCAACGAAGCCCAGCTTCTGAGGAAGATCCAGCTGTTGTGCCTTATGGAGGTAAAAGCACTCGGGAATCCCCGTCAGcagtgctggggcagtgcttCCGAGCTAGCTAGCCCTGTGCGCCTTCCTGCCTCTCAGGGCCCCACTCTTACCTGTttcctcccttttgcctctgctCATTAGGTTGGAATTTGGATCTTACACCTTTTTTTAGCATTCCTTTTGTGggaaatgtgtacacacatgtggaaatcagagaacaactcaggggagtcagttctctcctgccatgGGTTCTAAAGATCAAACTCTGGGTTGCTAAGCTTGGCAAcaagcgcctttacccactgaaccgtcTCACTGGCCCATGAGTTTGACTCTTAGACAGGTTCCAGTAGGCACTTTGTAATTGTCCTTGCCCATTTGAACCTAAAGCCACTGTCTCTTCCTGCCACTAACCTCATGACACACCCTTTCTATccatgtgcttctgtgtgttCTCCGAGAGAATGTGAGAAAATATTGTGGGAAAATTACCACGTGCATTTCCAGCTTCCCACAGTGCTCCTGGGACCTGTCATCAAGGAGTGAATATTTGCTCTTGTCAAAAATTCCTTTAAAGTTGGTTTTGTTCTTTAACCTTCTCTGAGCATTGAGACCTTGTTTATAGTGGACACTAGCTTAAGAAAACTTGaatacagctgggcatggtggcgcacacctttaatcccagcacttgggaggcagaggcaggtggatttctgagttagaggccagcctggtctacagagtgagttccaggacagccagagctatacagagaaaccctgtcttgggaggggaaaaaaaaaaaaaaagaaaacttgaataCTTGAATATGGGACTAATAAGACaatctatattttttttcttttttcttttctttttttttttttttttggtttttagagacagggtttctctgtatagctctggctgtcctggaactcactctgtagaccaggctggcctcgaactcagaaatccggcctgcctctgcctcccaagtgctgggattaaaggtgtatgccaccactgcccagccagaattttttttaagcaaGACAGCCTCTCACTATGTTATCCTGACCatagcctggaatttgctatgaaccaggctggtcttgaactcacagagatctgcctgtctctgcctcttgagtactgggattagaggcagCCAAGCTCCCACAGAACAACCACAActtctgaccaaaaaaaaaatttttttttttttaattttgtttattttctatccAAACTTCAGTTCCCCCTCCCAGGTCTCCCCCTTACTTTCCGTCTCCCAGCCCGCAcctcatccactcctcctccctcttcagaaaagggccgGCCTCAGTGGCTCTCAGTTAGCCATTGCAGATCAGATTGTATAAGGCTAGTACTCCCCTTCTTTAAGGCCTGATGAGGTAACACAGAAGGGGAAAGAGCCcagaggcaggcagcagagtcggagacagctcctgctccctctgttagcaaccctacaggaagaccaagctacacaactggaACATATGCATAGGGCCTAGGCCAGCCCCTCTCAGGCTTCCTGGTCAGCaggtcagtctctgtgagcccctgtgggCTCGGGTTGCGTGATTTGTGGGTTTTCCCCACCCTTTTCCTTGGGATTTGCCCAGGTTCtacctaatatttggctgtgggtctctgcatctgtttccatcagttgctgggtgcaTTGACTGTTGGGCTAGACggcaatctatgagtataacagacAATCATTAGGAATTCTGCTCCCATAATTTCTGTGCCACCTTAACCCCTGCAcgtcttgtaggcaggacaaattgtaggtcaaggatattgtagctgggttggtgtcccagtcccgCCACTAAGTCTGGCCTGGTTGCAGGAGACTTTGGCTCAGCCCGCATCCCCCATTGCTAGGTCCCTAGGTTCACGCATCAACTCCTGCATATTCCCATTGCCTTAGGCGTCCAGCTCATCCCATAGATGCCCTGATTCCAGTTTATctcccagttctctctccctccatccttcccactTCCTATTCCCATCCCCACTCTCCACACCCGTCCATCATgccacaagaacacttgctcaggggctggcaagatggctcagcgggtaatagcactgactgctctttggaaggtcatgtcatgagttcaaatcccaggaatcacatggtgactcacaaccacccgcaatgagatctgatgccctcttctggcgcatctgatgagctacagtgtacttatgtataataataaataaatctttgggccagagcaagcagggccaaccagaatgagcagaggtcctaaaaatctTCAATTCCC
This Mus musculus strain C57BL/6J chromosome 7, GRCm38.p6 C57BL/6J DNA region includes the following protein-coding sequences:
- the Psmd13 gene encoding 26S proteasome non-ATPase regulatory subunit 13 — protein: MKDVPAFLQQSQSSGPGQAAVWHRLEELYTKKLWHQLTLEVLDFVQDPCFAQGDGLIKLYENFISEFEHRVNPLSLVEIILHVVRQMTDPNVALTFLEKTREKVKSSDEAVILCKTAIGALKLNIGDLQATKETIEDVEEMLNNLPGVTSVHSRFYDLSSKYYQTIGNHASYYKDALRFLGCVDIKDLPVSEQQERAFTLGLAGLLGEGVFNFGELLMHPVLESLRDTDRQWLIDTLYAFNSGAVDRFQTLKCAWGQQPDLAANEAQLLRKIQLLCLMEMTFTRPANHRQLTFEEIAKSAKITVNKVELLVMKALSVGLVRGSIDEVDKRVHMTWVQPRVLDLQQIKGMKDRLELWCTDVKSMEMLVEHQAQDILT